The genomic stretch GCTCGTCGAGTCCCGGTCGCGGATCGTCAACGGGACCGGGCCGGAGGACGCCGACCTGCTGATCGTCGGGGAGGCGCCGGGCGAACAGGAGGACCGCGAGGGCGAGCCCTTCGTCGGGCGAAGCGGCAGCGAGCTCGACGAGAAGCTCCGCGAACACGCCATTCCCCGCGAGGAGGTCCGGATCACCAACTGCGTGCGCTGTCGCCCGCCGGAGAACCGCGACCCGACCAAGGAGGAACTCGAGAACTGTCGGGGCTACCTCGAACGGGAGGTCGACATCGTCGACCCCGACCTGATCATGACCGTCGGCAAGGTGCCCACCGAACACCTGCTGGAGCGCGACGTCGCGGTGACCAAGGAGGCCGGAACCGTCGAGGAACGCCGCATCGGCGAGACCTCCCGCCGGGTGCTGATCAGCGTCCATCCGGCGGCGATGCTCTACGACCGCTCCCAGGAGGAGACCCTCGACGCGACGATCGGGGAGGCGGCCTCGCTGATCGGCGCGGACGGGAACGGAAACGACCAGTCCCGGCTCGACTCCTTCTAACGGCGCTCTTCGAGCCCCACCGACGCGTCGGAGCGGATCCACGCCCGGTGGCCGCCCCGGTGGACCACGAGCGACTCGCCGGCCCGGAACGCGCCGCCCTCGGAGCGGCCCCGCAGGCTAAAGGGCGGATCGAGCGGGGACGGCGGGTAGTTCTGATCGATCACACCCGAATATATATCCAAGAATACATAAAATTTTCTACTAATGATTGCCGAAGACGGAAAGCGCCTTTAGCCCGAGCCGACTACACCGTAGTATGAGCACGAGCACGCAGGCCCCGCGGGCGCCCACGACGCTCGCGGAGGTCGTCGTCGTCGATTACGGACTGGGGAACCTCCGCAGCGTCACCCGTGGATTGGAGCGCGCGGGGGCCGAAGTAGAGATCACCGACGATCCCGAGGCCTTCGCCGAGGCCGACGGGATCGTCCTCCCGGGCGTGGGCGCGTTCCGCGAGGGCGTCGAGAACGCCGGGCCGTACCGCGAGCCGCTTCTGGAGGCCGCGGAGCGCGGCCAGCCGGTCTTCGGGATCTGTCTCGGCATGCAGATGCTGCTGACCGACAGCGAGGAGGCCGCCCACGACGGCGAGGGCGACGTCGAAGGGCTCGACCTGATTCCCGGGACGAACGTCCGGTTCGACCAGGGTCAGAAGGTCCCCCACATGGGCTGGAACGAGCTGAACGTCGAGCGCGAGCACCCGCTGGTCGAGGGTGTGGATGGCGAGTACGCCTACTTCGTCCACTCCTACTACGCCGAACCCGAGGACCCTACCAGCGTGGTCGCGACCACCGACTACGGGATCGAGTTCCCCGCGATCGTCGCCAACGAGGCGGGCAACGTCTTCGGCACCCAGTTCCACCCCGAGAAATCGGGCGAGACGGGGCTGGCGATCCTGCGGAACTTCGTCGGGATCTGCGCCGAATCGTAGGCTGGTCGGAACGGCTCGATCCTCGTCCGCCCGGATCGATGGACGGACGGTTCTGTCCAACACCGCAGACGGAGATAGTTCTAGCGACCTGACTACAGGGCGCGTATCGGTCACCCGACGTCCTCGATATCGGTGTTTCGGAGCGTACAGATAGCCTCGGCTAGAACGTGTAACCGTCTGAAAAATCGAGAGTAGCGTTCGTCGCTGTGAGCGACGAGTGTGTCTCGGTATTACTGTCGGACGACGTTCGCCGCTCGAGGCCCCTTGGGCGAGGACTCGATGTCGAACTCGACCTCAGTACCTTCCGTCAGGTCCTCCCCGCCGACGTCCTCCATGTGGAAGAAGACGTCTTCGTCCTCGTCGAGGTCGCCGTCGTCAGTCGAAATGAAACCGTAGCCGCCAGTGTCGTTGAAGAAATCAACCTTTCCGTTTGCCATTGCAAACAAACGTAGTCCCCTGCGACTGATAACGCTTCCGAGCGTCGCGGTACCACGGCCCCCGTTTTACTACACGCGTGGAACGGGTGGTCGTGCGTACAGTTCGTTCGGGTTTCAGCAGTCAGTTCGGTTTCGGGGCAGGTATTTACCGTGCGGTCACGAGGTATAATACGCATCGCTATGA from Halalkalicoccus tibetensis encodes the following:
- a CDS encoding uracil-DNA glycosylase, which codes for MENMDGPRVTECERCPALVESRSRIVNGTGPEDADLLIVGEAPGEQEDREGEPFVGRSGSELDEKLREHAIPREEVRITNCVRCRPPENRDPTKEELENCRGYLEREVDIVDPDLIMTVGKVPTEHLLERDVAVTKEAGTVEERRIGETSRRVLISVHPAAMLYDRSQEETLDATIGEAASLIGADGNGNDQSRLDSF
- the hisH gene encoding imidazole glycerol phosphate synthase subunit HisH, whose protein sequence is MSTSTQAPRAPTTLAEVVVVDYGLGNLRSVTRGLERAGAEVEITDDPEAFAEADGIVLPGVGAFREGVENAGPYREPLLEAAERGQPVFGICLGMQMLLTDSEEAAHDGEGDVEGLDLIPGTNVRFDQGQKVPHMGWNELNVEREHPLVEGVDGEYAYFVHSYYAEPEDPTSVVATTDYGIEFPAIVANEAGNVFGTQFHPEKSGETGLAILRNFVGICAES
- a CDS encoding cold-shock protein, whose amino-acid sequence is MANGKVDFFNDTGGYGFISTDDGDLDEDEDVFFHMEDVGGEDLTEGTEVEFDIESSPKGPRAANVVRQ